The Salmo salar chromosome ssa06, Ssal_v3.1, whole genome shotgun sequence genome window below encodes:
- the LOC106601598 gene encoding protein FAM117A isoform X1: protein MSCRSEAARGGTPCLQPLRATVPFQLHNKAQPRCKDSKTGDRSKSRPPKPTIRRTLSLDTIVGPYLQGRWPKEAESQGVTCVNDKATQTPSSWAEETRGRRSVGGHKRSASWGSAEHLRDVVKLKHQLQKRSRHAPPSGGYERPHHPLPGGHVPGATQTVPLSRLAPRLRRSVEGLNLELEGVFVSETPEDQHKILDVPDGHRAPVPAQRCSSGTQSEPSPASFDSALLSPSESPCALNTALLSPSQSPCPMGEPDPVDCETVCPSPVVLDPSLLQPSSSPRPNKTYSFQREPPEGCERVRVVCEETMSPCQREPLLQVSCPDPNKVNFTPHGGSAFCPVSLLKPLLPSMDLLFRGLSVSPVTGCSGQGSAPYQTVGHSVGGYMSGPLQDTTTM from the exons ATGTCGTGCAGAAGTGAAGCGGCTCGGGGGGGCACCCCTTGTCTACAACCACTTCGAGCCACTGTCCCATTCCAGCTTCACAACAAAGCACAACCGCGCTGCAAAGATTCCAAGACTG GCGACAGGAGCAAGTCTCGCCCCCCAAAGCCGACCATTCGTCGCACCCTGTCCCTGGATACAATTGTTGGACCATATCTGCAGGGCCGGTGGCCCAAGGAGGCAGAGAGCCAAGGAGTCACCTGTGTCAATGACAAGGCCACGCAG ACTCCCAGCTCCTGGGCAGAGGAGACTCGGGGAAGAAGAAGTGTTGGCGGACACAAACGCTCAGCATCATGGGGCAGCGCGGAACACTTGAGGGAT GTGGTTAAGCTCAAGCACCAGCTGCAGAAGCGCTCCCGACACGCCCCTCCCTCTGGGGGATATGAGCGTCCCCACCACCCCCTACCTGGAGGCCATGTACCAGGCGCTACACAG ACGGTGCCCCTGAGCAGGTTGGCCCCTCGGCTGCGGCGCAGTGTGGAAGGTCTGAACCTGGAGCTGGAGGGGGTCTTTGTGTCAGAGACACCTGAGGACCAGCACAAG ATCCTGGATGTCCCAGATGGCCACAGAGCCCCAGTTCCTGCCCAGAGGTGCAGCAGTGGTACCCAGAGTGAGCCCTCCCCTGCATCGTTCGACTCTGCTTTGCTCTCTCCATCTGAGTCTCCCTGTGCCCTGAACACAGCTCTACTCTCCCCATCTCAGTCTCCCTGCCCCATGGGAGAGCCAG acccTGTGGACTGTGAGACCGTGTGCCCCTCTCCAGTTGTTCTGGACCCCTCTCTGTTgcagccctcctcctcccctcgtcCCAACAAGACCTACTCCTTCCAGAGGGAGCCTCCTGAAGGCTGTGAGCGAGTACGCGTAGTGTGTGAAGAGACTAT GTCTCCCTGTCAGAGAGAGCCTCTCCTCCAGGTATCCTGCCCTGACCCCAACAAGGTGAATTTCACTCCCCATGGAGGCTCTGCCTTCTGCCCTGTCAGTCTGCTCAAGCCCCTGCTGCCCTCCATGGACCTCCTGTTCCGCGGCCTGTCAGTCTCGCCTGTCACAGGCTGCTCAGGTCAAGGCTCTGCCCCCTACCAGACAGTTGGGCATTCGGTTGGTGGCTACATGAGTGGACCCCTCCAGGACACAACCACCATGTGA
- the LOC106601598 gene encoding protein FAM117A isoform X2 yields MSTPSSWAEETRGRRSVGGHKRSASWGSAEHLRDVVKLKHQLQKRSRHAPPSGGYERPHHPLPGGHVPGATQTVPLSRLAPRLRRSVEGLNLELEGVFVSETPEDQHKILDVPDGHRAPVPAQRCSSGTQSEPSPASFDSALLSPSESPCALNTALLSPSQSPCPMGEPDPVDCETVCPSPVVLDPSLLQPSSSPRPNKTYSFQREPPEGCERVRVVCEETMSPCQREPLLQVSCPDPNKVNFTPHGGSAFCPVSLLKPLLPSMDLLFRGLSVSPVTGCSGQGSAPYQTVGHSVGGYMSGPLQDTTTM; encoded by the exons ATGTCG ACTCCCAGCTCCTGGGCAGAGGAGACTCGGGGAAGAAGAAGTGTTGGCGGACACAAACGCTCAGCATCATGGGGCAGCGCGGAACACTTGAGGGAT GTGGTTAAGCTCAAGCACCAGCTGCAGAAGCGCTCCCGACACGCCCCTCCCTCTGGGGGATATGAGCGTCCCCACCACCCCCTACCTGGAGGCCATGTACCAGGCGCTACACAG ACGGTGCCCCTGAGCAGGTTGGCCCCTCGGCTGCGGCGCAGTGTGGAAGGTCTGAACCTGGAGCTGGAGGGGGTCTTTGTGTCAGAGACACCTGAGGACCAGCACAAG ATCCTGGATGTCCCAGATGGCCACAGAGCCCCAGTTCCTGCCCAGAGGTGCAGCAGTGGTACCCAGAGTGAGCCCTCCCCTGCATCGTTCGACTCTGCTTTGCTCTCTCCATCTGAGTCTCCCTGTGCCCTGAACACAGCTCTACTCTCCCCATCTCAGTCTCCCTGCCCCATGGGAGAGCCAG acccTGTGGACTGTGAGACCGTGTGCCCCTCTCCAGTTGTTCTGGACCCCTCTCTGTTgcagccctcctcctcccctcgtcCCAACAAGACCTACTCCTTCCAGAGGGAGCCTCCTGAAGGCTGTGAGCGAGTACGCGTAGTGTGTGAAGAGACTAT GTCTCCCTGTCAGAGAGAGCCTCTCCTCCAGGTATCCTGCCCTGACCCCAACAAGGTGAATTTCACTCCCCATGGAGGCTCTGCCTTCTGCCCTGTCAGTCTGCTCAAGCCCCTGCTGCCCTCCATGGACCTCCTGTTCCGCGGCCTGTCAGTCTCGCCTGTCACAGGCTGCTCAGGTCAAGGCTCTGCCCCCTACCAGACAGTTGGGCATTCGGTTGGTGGCTACATGAGTGGACCCCTCCAGGACACAACCACCATGTGA